The genome window TTATTTTAGATCCATGATTGGACATATGAATGCATGTGTGCATGGCCATGTTGAAAGAACGAACAAACAACGGAGAGCTGCAAAGCCAAGCCACACCAGAAGCTAAGGTGACTGTGCTCAAGGATTCAGAACATGGACTCAAGCCTGTTCTACACTAATAAATTGACCTGTTGCTAAAAAATGGTTGTTGGGAGTAGATCCCCTTGAACTGATGCTTTCCATACTGGGGCTGGAGTTTATAATGCTAGCCATTAAACCATTTTCAGCACTGGTTTAGAGGAACCTGTTACTAAAAGTCATCTTTAGCAATGGGTAAAATTCCAATCTAGAGGTAAAGCTCACTGAAGACCAAGGAAGAGTTAACTGTTTGGCATTCCCATTCagtaataattttacatttaaccAAGTTAACATGAACCATCAATACATTATGTATACATCAATACATTATAGATGTAATGCATTATACATTTTGGGAACACAACCCATAACTGAAAATGAGGcagtctgatttttaaaacaaactgttcTCCCAACTGTTTCAGGCACTATGGTAAAGTGAGTTTTTAGAAGTATGTGTTAACTGCTACATACATTAAAAGGAAGGGATTTTGACTTTTTGCTTTGTGCCGTCACAATTCACTAGTTCCACTCTTGTCCAGTTATTCAGAGTAAGCAAATTTAATATAAAATCCTCAGGCTCTCTATACACATAGTAAACCCCCACCAGCATCCCAATGGTTCAAAGTAATACATAGTAACCTCACCATGCCCCCCAAAAGGCACAAACTGGAAAGTctataaacaataaaatacaacagCAAGAAATATATGAAATGCTAACACAAGAAGAAAAggtatttgcaaaaaaaatactgggggggaggagtggcAGGAAGAGGTAGCAAAGGATGATTTCTAACACATTTAAGGCAATCTTTGTATTTATCTCTTACTACAACTAGGAGCCAATCATTTAACAGCAGATTTTAACTCAGGTGATGTTAACACTTGAAATAGCCTCAAGCTCAGGGCATATCTAGGAAGTTAGTGACCAGAGGGCATTCAAGGCCCTATTCCAATACAGGCCATCTTTCCTCCCAATAGGAAAGATTGCTATCCTTGTTATTGCTCAATTACAAATTAAGCTTACAAAACTAAGCAGCAGACACAGGAAGACAGACTCACATAAGTAAGCATTTATTCAAGAATCACTTAACATGAAAGTATACAAATAAAATTTGTATTAACACAAATCCACATTGTGTCTTAACACAGATGGCAAAAAAGACAAAGTAAAAACCATAAAGAAAACTAATCAGCCGCTATATACAGTTGGACACTGTTGTGTCATACTCTAAAAAGTCTTTTGTAAAAGTCATCTCATGTCACGAAGACCACCTCCATTCAATCCTGATGTTCTGCAAGATGACTTCGCTGTGGTATCTCCAcctaaaaacaagacaaaacaacaATCAGATCTGTGCAACTTCTGTAAGAATCGTTAAAAGGTCCATTTTCATGAACTGCTTTAAGTCCTCTATTTATTCCTTTCTTCACTGTTAAAGATCATATGCATATTTAACAAATTATTGTTAACTAAAAATCTTTTGTCTCCCCAAATATAGCAGTTTAGCCCATTtgggaagctgtttcagaacAATGATTCTCCAAATTAGGCAAGAAGTTGCCATGTGTGTCACAAACTGGGTTGTGGAAAAAGTTTCCACTAGAAATGCTGTTAAGAAAACAATTTGTCTGCAACTTATTTCTTGTGAATGAATATTGCCAAAAACATGATTAGCCTGATGTAGTTTGTGTGCATATGATCTTTAATTTTTTCCAGATTTAAAAGTTCGTTTTTGTTTGCAGATTTCACTATTagctataaaaagaaaaagcaagcatTAAATCTTAACGAATGCACACTTAAAATGAGGCTCCACAATTGAAATACAACACTAAACAGAAGACCAAAATGATTAAGCTGTAAAGGCATTTATGTACTTTAACTCCTGTAAAAAACCATTTAAGTTAAGACACTTAATCTtcaaaaagattaaaaagaagCCAAAGTCTGAAGTTTTCCACTTTAATCTTTACGCTGGTACATGAAGTTGGAAGAGACCATACCACAGGACAGCGTTTTCTGGTGTATGCCTTGCGCTCTGCCTGCAACGTGCGACCCCCAGAGATAGACGTGGTCAGGGTGACACACGGCCTGCAATGAAGTTCCCGCTGGCGGGTACAAACAAGGTATAATGTCAGAATTAGAAGACAACATTCTTGTTTTCCTTAAGTTGTACCCATTTCAGTACTTTACCTGTTAATACTTCTAATAAGTTTAATTATTCCTCTAGACCACCTGGTACACAACGCAAACAGAAAAACTCTTAAGTTTTTCTGAAGTACTAAAGAAGATGAAATCACATTTTACGAAGTTAAAGATCTATAGACACTTTAGGcaaagcatgttttaaaaaaaatcttttaagttAACAAAGTTCAGTTAAAAAAGTCAGACTacacaagaaaaatgtttttactcATTTTAATTTGTCTATTGATCTTTAAATTAGATTAGACATACTGAAAGTGGTCCTTGCACTCATATACACACCTGCTGCCCCCCCAAGTACTATGTACTGCTTTAATATGGCTGGTAGTTGTTTTGGTGATTGCCGCCACCTCGGGATGCTTTTCCGTATGTGCTTTGTTGACCTGTTGAGAGAATGGAAAATTAGTTGTCTCAGTACATTCTGACTCAGACAAGCCTCTCATGAAAGGatagtcctcccccccccccgtacagTAGTTTACAGCTTTATGCAATACTAACATATATCCACACTTGCTTGTGGGATGCAAGAATGAAATTTACTATACACTAGAATATTAAAGTCAGATATTATTTTTAGTGTTATACATCAATATACTTATGTGGAGTTAAGTCAAACATACTTACCACTGTAGTCTGCATATCCCTGTCCATATCCATAGCTTGGATAATTGTAGCCAGAATAATCATATCCACCATAACCACTGTAGCTTGGATCACTGTAAGTACTGTTGTAATTTCCATATCCTTGATCATAGTAATTATTAAATCCTTGGTTCCAGTTTTGTCCCTGACCTGAAATAAAGCATTGCAATTAAGTTCCAACCctcttaaataaatatataatgtgTCAGTTGTACGAAATGTGATCTGTACTGTAATGGCTACCGGAAAGAGTCCCATCACTCTGCAAGTATACAACAGTTCTAAAACACAACACCAAGACATCTAATTTCAAAACATCACATGGGATGCAAATCTTGGGATCTCTTTTCTTAatttactgtaataaacatgttacataaaaaaatgaaagctgacacTGTCCTATTAATAAAGTGCAGGCGAACCACACAAAGGGCAACTTGCCTTTTGTCTAAAGAAACACCCTCTTCCTTTAGAGCTCTTTTAATATGCATCTTAGTATCCTACATTATCTTAACATTACAATATGAAGACtagttttgttctgttccattaaCAGTGATTATATCTCAGTACTTATGGTTGCCAATAAGCAAACTATCAATGTATTAGTGATGTTGGCAACACTGCTATCTCCCAGTCCTTTACTTACATAGGATTACTTATAATGCAGGATTGAAGATATCTGGCTTTCCTCTATTAGGCAAAATATTTAAGAACTGTCAAAAAGTCAACATTGCTCCCTTCCTGTTTCAACAGAATGAGTACATGTAACTTTCAAGTAAGTCTCAGACACTTGAATTATGCCTTTAAAGGAATAGCTTCTAAACCCAGGAATGTGCAATCTGTTGGTATTTTTAAACATAAGTAAAAGTTTCACTTTATCAGTGCACTTGTCAAggtaacaattttaaaatgagttttggTTAAGTCAGTACAGACCAACCCAGCTTATTTTCCGCTCATTGGTTGGCCATTCTATgattaggtttatttttttaaaaatgactccaAAACATAGAAACTAGAACTttagaaataaatacatacaGATTTTTAGAAGCTACCAAAAGTGCTCACCCCTGCCACGTCCCCTGCCACCACCTCGGCCACCAGAAGAAGCACCTCTTCCACCTttctgttgttgctgctgctgctgcctataCACTTCTTTGGGCTGTGCTACTTTGATCTCACACTGTAAAAAGGAAAACATTGTCTCAACTGCATGAAAGGACTGACCAGCACCATCAAAACAAACACACTTATTCTCAGgaatccatttaaaaatatctaagtaCCATCAAACTTTCTAAAGAGAAACCAAAACATCCATCCATACCTTGCCAGAACCGATTTGATGGTATCTGCTTTCTAATAATTTTTTTACTGGCTCTTCATCTGTATATGTGATGAAACAAAAACCCCTCCTTTCATTTGTCTTTGTGTCCATGGGAAGTTCAATATTTTCAATCTGTAAACAAAGTTAAATATAAACCATATTTACATTACATCTCTCtcaaacacagcagcagcagtcaatgGTCAAAAGTTCATGCCAATAGCAGAAATGTAGTGGGCTCTTAAAAATAAACCATCCCACCTCCATTTATAAACTATCAAAATATTACAGAGCTATTTATATGTTAATAGGGAACAGTTCGAACAGAACTGTTAGGCTAAGATTGCCCACCACGGTCCCAAGTCGATCCTATTTATTCTACTGCAATATAATTTCTGCATTTTGTCCCAATGAAGCAGCATTACAACTTGCAATTAACAAGGAAGCAGCCTTCTCACAATCACCCTCTTTTCACATCTCAAATCAGAGACTGCCCTTTCTTCAACCTTACTACCCTGCCACAGCAAGACTGAACTTTAATGCCCAATATGGATATGGCAGTATTACAAACGCAGTTATACCATACCTCTCCAAAAGCACCAAAATattctttaatttgttcttcagaTGTATCTGGACTCAGTCCACCAACAAACACTTTTTTTGGTGGCTCTTTTCCCTTCAGTGCTTTTGCCCTTTTAGGATCAATTAACTTGCCATCCAGTTTGTGTTCCTTCAGCTCCAAGACCTAGAAAACCCACAGGACACAGTTTCAAAAAgccatgaaaaaaatcaaatgcatacaAGAGCCAACTACACAGACCCTACATACCTTGTCAACACTGGCAGCATCTTTGAAGAGCACAAAGCCAAATCCCCTGGACCGCCCAGTCACTGGATCTGTTTTAATTGTGCAGTCCACAACTTCTCCAAACCGAGATAAATATTCTGTCAAGTCTTTCTTGCTTGtgtcccagctgaggcctccTATGAACATTTTACTACAACAGGAAAAAAGCATGTAGTTATTTAAGAGCAGAATATCTTACTAATCACTTCAAGTTTCAAAGAAACTATAATACACAAGTGATAATTTTTCCAGCAAGATCAGCATCATGAATTGAAAAGAAACCACTCTCAGTTCACTACACTGATTTTCAGGGCCTCAAAGCTGACCTTTACATAATTATACGCATGTTATAAAGTTCTCAGACCCCGATCCTGCAAAACGCTTATGCGTGCGGTTAACTTTAATCCTATGAATCAAGTAGAGGGTAGTGAAATGGATCGTACCCATAAGCGTTTGCAAGGTGGGAGCTGGTAACGAAGTGACCCTTTGCTCGAATACCACCCAGGCATGAGATTTTGGGCTGCAACCTACCCGACTCGGCCCATAGCTAACGCACTCAGAGGCAATGGCTCAGCTCCTTCTGGCCCTAAACCCCGCAGGGCGCCCGACAAGCTACCGCCCCGCTCCCCCCTAGACACGGTCAGCCAGCGAGCTGCGTCCCGAGGTCCACCCATGCGAGTCGGGAACGGGAGCAGCGTGGCATCGGCGCGCGCGCAGCTTGCCCCCTACCCGCCCCAGGCAACCCGCTCGTGCGCTGCCCCGCCTCCGATTGGCTCCCGGCTACGTCATGGCCCGGTGATTGACACCACCCCGCCCTTCGGAAAACAGATCGACGGGGAAAAACAAAGAGAGCGCGAAACGTGCCCAAAcgggacccccccacacacccagccgcagggaggggggcgggaagagcGCAAGCGCCCCCCGGGCCGGGGCTACAGGGAAGGGACGCACCGCCCGGCCCTTACCCATCGTCCTGCTGGTTCTTGCTGGCGTTGATCTTGGAGCCCTCGGCGAACTCCTCCAGGCCGCCGCTGTACTCGGTTATGTCCTCCATGGCGGGGATAGGGCGGCTCGGGCAGACTACGAGGGCTGGAGACTCGCTAGAAAGCTGCGACCAGAAAGCGGGATAATAAAATGGCGGCGGAAGAGATCCGGGCACCGCCTGCGCCGCATTTATATACCCTTTCCAGCAGCCAATCAGCGCAGCCCGGCAGCGCAGGCGCGGTAGCGACTTCTGGAGGCCCaggcggcagggctggggcgggcgcATTACCTCGTCTGATTTAGTAAGGCATGGGAAGAGCGTAGGCAATGGCGGCTGCACGTGGGCTTAGGTGACCCAGGAGGGGAATGGGTGACACCCGTCATCCCGGCTTCCCCGCTGTGCAGGGCGTATGAGCACTCCTCTCCCCTGGGATTCCCTCGGCATTACACTCATCATCTCCCTAGCAGGCTGCAGTGCCTGGCTGGGCATTGCCTGCCAGCCCTCTCATGGCCACCCTAATCCCTACACCCCCTTCGCCAGCTGCTGAGACTATTGCAAGGGGCTTCTAGGGCATAACGAGATTCCTGTGTGTACTCCAAAGACACAcaaagctcccctcccccaaagagaGAGCACTGTGACATAGACCAACCCGCAAAGTCCGTGGAGAGATTCAATATTCCTTCTCCCCTGTATACAGAGAGGGGAGGTGATAGATGAAGACAGGCCGCAAATTCCCCCAGGCGACTCGCCCTGCAGTTTAAACAGCCAAGCAATCTAGGCAACCTCTCCCAGCCCGTCTTCATTATTGCGGTATCGGTCAGTTGGAGAGGGAAGCGGTTGTCTGCAGCTATGGCTTCCTGACGTTGCAGAAGTAGCTGCTTCCCCGCCTTTCAGATCCTACTTTCCGAAAAGGTGGAAGCACAAGTCATTATGCAACCCTCGCTGTATCTCTATACAGCTGTGCAACTGGGACCATGCAACCTAGAAATCCATTTAATGCACCAACCGCACCACTTCTGCCTAAGAGAAATGAAATCCACTAGGGAGGGATCTCCATAGGGCAGGAGAAATTCAGGACCAAGTTTAGACCTCGCATTTCCGTGAAGTGCCGTTTGCATCTGCAAAGCCAGTTTGAACAAGAGCCGGCCCGTAGGATGACAGGATAGGCTCCTTTTAATAATGCTTACAGGGTGTAGAGCAGGAGAAGAAGTATGGAGGAGCGGCTCGGCTTTATATGATTGCGTAAGGCAGCCTTGAGTCATCTATACTACCTTACCCACAGGGTACCATGCATTTTATGCAACTCACCTTGTATTCTGCCCTATGCACCCTATGGCTTGTGCCATGCACTTTATTTGCACCCTATGTACCAGGCACCCTACATACCGTCCCTTTCTCGAAGCAATGAGCCGGTCCCGCCCTCTGTTTACTGCTCTGTACCGATCATGCCTAGGACATGCGCTAGGCAGCTTCCCAGACTGCAACCCACACACATGCGCCCCCTCCTCGCCGCCACCCTCGCCCTGCAAGCGCATTATGACGGCCAAGCCCCGCCCTTCTTTTTCACCCGCCAATCAGCCCCTGGATTGGCGCAGCGGCGCCCCCTTCCACCCACGTGGTGCGCCTCTTTTCGCTGCTGCCCGGGCTGCGCGCTGGTTCCGCTCGCGGCGCGCGctgcccgcccctgccctgcccgcctgCCGAGCCGTGCCGCGGGCTGTCCGGCCGGGGGCGCGCGGCGCTGGCGGTGCCCGCGGGTGGCCATGGTGGTGTTCGCGGTGCCTGCAGAAGTCGCTGTGATCCTGCTGGACATCGAAGGCACCACCACGCCGATTACCTATGTCAAGGTGAGCGCTCGCTGCGCGGGGAGACGGTGCCCGGCTCAGGCGCTGCGCCTGCAAAGCGAGGAGGGCGGCGGGGAGCCTGGGCGGCGGGCAGCGAAGAGCCAGCTGGCAAAATAGTCCTGAGGCCAGGCGGGTTCTTACAGGGTGGcgctggctggcagcagagcgGTGGGGTCTGCTTGCTTCGTGGGAGAGGTGAGCCCCTGCCAAGGCTCAGAAGCACTCCATGGCTATCTCGCTGCTCCTGTTGAATCTTGCGAGGAGCGTGACGCTGGGCGGACTGGAGGCAGCTTTCCCACCCTTCGCCAATCAGAGCAGTTctctgttgttttttatttttcatctttttttgccTTGGCTGCTTGCATGTGTGGGGTCTGTCTCAAGTGTTCATTTATTTTGCAGCTCCACTGATCGTTGCCCTGAAACCATTCTATATCACTGGTCTATCTACCCACATTAAATTTAAATATAGAAACATTGAGAGACCACTACCTGTAGTCCATCCCTTACTTCTCACAGAACACCTACAGTTTAGGAATAACATCTTAATAAACTTTTACTATCCAGCCCCTGTTCTGCACCCTGCTACATAAATGCAATTTGTCAAATGTGAGTAGATTACTTTTACTAGAGTGCTAGCTTGCCACATGATCAGGTATTCAAGAAACCAGGTCATTTGTACATGCCTCAAGCCCAGTCTTGTTTGCAAAGCTCTACTGTGGCTTAGCGCACAGAACAAGAGTAGTGAATTGAAAATATTGCAGTAGTTTGGGGTAACTAGTATGGAATTCCTACACAGCTGGTGGACATGTACTTTAGTTTATCTGATTGagtttttaatatacatttttggATGTAGCATTAGCCATAGGTCACTTTAAGAATGTTGTCACTTTGGATCACAGTTCTAGTTCAAGGTTACTCTGCGTGCTGCTCTGTCAAACTCTATCAGGCTAGTGCTCAGAACATAGATGTCTGCAaaagaaatgaattaaaaatgaaacaaccCTACTGAATATACAAGCCAAGATTTTTTCCTTGTTAGTTTGACTGCTGCTGGCATGCATTGACAACAACACCGTGATCAAAATTCTGATTTTAGAGCTTAATTTGCCAGCAAATCAGGACCTCATGAATGACGTGAAGGCAAAACAACAGTTTAGTTTTTCATAACTGTCCCAAAACAGCTAAATAAAACACACACCATTCTAAACGCAAAACAATTTCAGACAAGTTAAAAATCCACCTTCTTATTCAGCAAAGAAAGGGCAGCCCTTGCTTATTAGGGTTTTTAATATACCTTTATGCTGGTTTCAGCCAATCAGCATATTGAGTGGTTCCTTTTTTTTGTCCCAGGGCTGCTCGTCTCTGCTGTTTGTGAAGCTGGCCCTTCATTACCAATCAtaactaaaatgatttttttttttttaaagaagataaaAAGTAAGTTTCACTGGTCTTCTGACTGattaccccaccaccacccactgGCTTTCACCCACTGGCTTTCATGTAGGTCACTCTTCTAAGATAATATAGGTTTACATGttgctatttttgtttttaccaTATACAACATTTTTGTTCTCTGTAATTATGATTTTGGTAGATCACTAATATACAAGGTCAAAACCTTGGGTCTTTAAAAGGAAACTAACTTTCTAAATCTTGCTTGTGGGGACTGTTGGTAGCAGCCTAGTCtttgttaggcctggtctacacttccaAATTTTGCTGACATGGTTATGTTGGTTCTGGTTATGGGTATAAGTGTTCCTTACAACATAGGTACGCTGTCAAAAGTAAACCCTCCTACTGGAGATGCAGTTACACTGGCAAAAGGCCTTTTtggctggtataactgcatcagCACAAGGAtgattttgctggtatagtttagTTTTCGAATGCTATTTTAACCACATTATGTTTTCTATGCATCAGGGCAAGAGTGTTCcaagagaaacattttaaaatgtatttctgagCATGTTGGTGtgtggtggtttgtttgtttgtttctctctgcCTGTGGTGGTGTAGGAGAGGGTTTGAATTGCATAGACCAGTGGGCCATGCCCTTCCTCACAAGAGGAAGGTGCAAAAGACTAACCACAGGCTGGACCTTCAAGTAGTTCTCgggtctcagctttcattaaaaaacaaacaaaccctcagATGCTATTCAAATGTGACATCCATGTGAATTTGTAGAGAGCCAATAGCTGAGATGTGAactgcccattcatttcagtgtgtGCCAATGCAGATGTCAACAGTATAATTATGGGGTGGCATAAGGAGATGATGATATATAAATTAAGATGCGTGGGCATTTAACAACACATGGAGGCCCCAAATTACTTCGCTTCCTTAAGGAAGCTCAGCTTTCAAAAatttggtaaatgttgatttggCCCTAAACCAAATTATAATAGAATATGAGATCTCCCATGTTTAGTTTGCCAGTTTTAAATCCCATCCAGGCTAGCAGGAACCTGAAAATGATTTTTAAGGTGACTTATATGAACTGAGTTAGTGGTCTGTCTCCACTTTTTACCAGACAAGTAATAATTGGGAAAAGCCCTCTCTCTTTTGTTCAAATAAACATTGTTATTTTAAGGCCGCTAATGAATAGGGCCTGTGGGAAATAATTGCAGATTTAAAGATTTGGGATACTGTTTTGGTTATCTACTTTCATTTAGCAGATTTACGTTCACACTCTAATATAAATAGTTTAACTATTCAAATATCTTAGTCACTTCTTAACACGTTAATTGTTAGAAATTATCAGAGTCTAACAGGTGAGAAGGTTGCTTAAGTTATAACCATCTAGAATACATTTTGGTGATGTGTTAGTTACCATCAACAGTATATGCAACTCAAGTCTCATGACATGCCTGTAATATCTACTGCCTTATTAATTAACCATTTATAAATAAAACCTCAATATACAGTGGGACCAGATTTTCTATAGTTTTCAGTGAAAACTCAGCAATCTGGaaagtttcaaaatattttaatttattttattccatCTTTCACTTGATTTGTTATTTTTTAGTATCTCTTCAGTAGGTCCCATATTGCACCTAACTGTTTTTCCCCAAGGTTGGCTGTATTTTGTTACAATTTGAGCTGCACAAAAGTTACCCAGACTTTACTCTTTTCAACTCCTCTCACCTGTCAGCAACTCTTAACCCGGCATATATGACTTGTTTGTTTGGGCCTTCATCCTCCAGCTCTCTGGCACCAGCAGCACATGGGGCAATGCAGAGTCTTCGTGAACATCCTATGGAAATATTATTCCCTGCAAGTGGGATAGCAGCCCAGATTTTCCAAGAACACACCAATGCGAACATACTTGTGCATCTCCACACCCACTACATGGCCCATTTGGTCAACAATCAGGGCCAGTGCAGCCAATAGGCGAACTAGGCAGTCGCCTAGggtgccaagtggttgggggcggccaaaGGCGCGCTCTGGGGAagcggtggagcggaggtgagctggggcaggggggcacggggagggccgcctgcagcaagtaacggggtGGCAGGGCAGGCAGTGCACATgagaaccgctccccgccccagctcacctctgctccgcctcctcccctgagcatgctgccccgctctgcttctctccctcagaGGCTTGCATGCCAATAGCTGATTGGCGCTGCAAGCCTGAGAGGCGGGAGAAGCGGTGgtgtgctcggggagg of Natator depressus isolate rNatDep1 chromosome 4, rNatDep2.hap1, whole genome shotgun sequence contains these proteins:
- the HNRNPDL gene encoding heterogeneous nuclear ribonucleoprotein D-like — its product is MEDITEYSGGLEEFAEGSKINASKNQQDDGKMFIGGLSWDTSKKDLTEYLSRFGEVVDCTIKTDPVTGRSRGFGFVLFKDAASVDKVLELKEHKLDGKLIDPKRAKALKGKEPPKKVFVGGLSPDTSEEQIKEYFGAFGEIENIELPMDTKTNERRGFCFITYTDEEPVKKLLESRYHQIGSGKCEIKVAQPKEVYRQQQQQQQKGGRGASSGGRGGGRGRGRGQGQNWNQGFNNYYDQGYGNYNSTYSDPSYSGYGGYDYSGYNYPSYGYGQGYADYSGQQSTYGKASRGGGNHQNNYQPY